GCTGTATTAAAATTAAAAGATCAGAGTATTTCAACTGGCACAATTGCTTCTGAACTTAAAAATGGTTCTGCTTCGCTTTCCGATGCAGCCAATGGTCAGGCAGCTGCTGTCCATGAAACCACCGCAGCTGTCAACGAAATCACCAGTATGGTCAATCGCACGTCCGAAAATGCGAGACACTCCAATGAAGTCGCAAAAGGAGCTGCAGCTAAAGCAGAAGAAGCACAAATAACCATGCAACGTCTTGTCACCGCCATGGACACCATTCAGGAGTCAAGCAGTCAATTGCAAAATATAGCCGATGTGATTGCAGAAATTAATACAAAAACAAAAGTTATCAACGACATCGTTAATAAGACAGAACTCTTATCCCTCAACGCCTCCATTGAGTCAGCGCGGGCAGGGGAACACGGAAAAGGCTTTGCAGTGGTTGCTGATGAAGTTGGAAAACTTGCAAAAGTAAGTGGAAAATCGGCAAAAGAGATTCAACAACTTATTCGCAAAAGTCAGGGTGAAGTTAACAATATTCTCGAATTGACAATTTCAAGAGTTACAGACGGGAAAAAGGTTACAACCGAAGCTCAGGATTCATTTATCAAAATTTCGGAAGATATTATTAATATGACTTCTGTAATACAACAGATTTCCGATGCCACTCACGAGCAAGAAATTGGGGTCAGACAAATTTCCACTGCGATGGATCAGATTGACCGTGCTACACAAAGTTGTTTGAGTGCGGTAAATACAACACGGGAGTCTTCTCTGCACCTTATAGAACAAAGTAATAAACTCGACCAAACTGCAAAAGATATTGAAGTTCTTATTATGGGATCAAAAGCTTAAACTTAATATTTTGAAGACTAGAATGAAAAATAATAAGATTAATTACCTGCATAATATCAGCACTTTTTCTCTAGCTCTGCCTATGTTTATTTTTTCTATTTTATTAATATTTGGTGCCCCACCGATGCTTGATACACTCCGCCGTTTAGGTTATGAGGCATATTTTGCTCATATGTTAGGTGGATTTAAATTTATTGGCAGCATTGCTCTTATTCAAAAAAAATATCCTCGCCTAAAAGAACATGCTTATGCAGGATTTTGTTTTGATTATATCGCAGCCATTGTCTCACATATAAACGCAAAAGACCCATTTTTTATAATTCTAGCACCTATCATCGCAATTTGTATTTTAACTATTTCATATTTAAGCTGGTCTCATAGAGTAAAGCTCACAGAGATTTTTTCCCGATGAAATATATGGTAAGTGATATTTAAAAATATAATTTTTTGATTTTAATATAATTCATCGATAAAAGAATTAATTTTTAAATCCAAAAATGCGTTCAATTTTAACAAACTTATTCAATCTAATACAATTAATTTTTACATAATATATGATCTCACTTCAAAATTCATGATAAATAGATTTATTACTTTACAGTCATACAAAAGATATCCCTTCCATTTAAATTCCTTTAGCAAACTCCATAGAAGCTTAAAGTCAACTTATCTCTTTGAAGTCCATTTGAGGTCCATTTGAAGTCCCTTTTATGTTCAAATAAAAACTGTTACCATTTTATGTGTGTGAAAGTTTTCTTTAAAATTGCTTTTTGTTATCTATTTAATATTAATA
The DNA window shown above is from Fluviispira vulneris and carries:
- a CDS encoding HAMP domain-containing methyl-accepting chemotaxis protein translates to MAHKSLAFKLYISVILLVLIILGSASFSIFMIDKTQEFANDTGDDELPSFHFAYEIQTGLGLIRRNELRTLASEEPKFKEANRKTLIKNHERIKELLSIYKKYVFDENEKKQLAQFEVDYIKYKEVSEKYIELSNAGNNREALKLMFDEGDALLKKLTDGFADVIANDYDLAIESTKRGANLTFITTLTMTIIIVLCLLISFVIFRLIQKSTRAISTAVLKLKDQSISTGTIASELKNGSASLSDAANGQAAAVHETTAAVNEITSMVNRTSENARHSNEVAKGAAAKAEEAQITMQRLVTAMDTIQESSSQLQNIADVIAEINTKTKVINDIVNKTELLSLNASIESARAGEHGKGFAVVADEVGKLAKVSGKSAKEIQQLIRKSQGEVNNILELTISRVTDGKKVTTEAQDSFIKISEDIINMTSVIQQISDATHEQEIGVRQISTAMDQIDRATQSCLSAVNTTRESSLHLIEQSNKLDQTAKDIEVLIMGSKA
- a CDS encoding DoxX family protein, which produces MKNNKINYLHNISTFSLALPMFIFSILLIFGAPPMLDTLRRLGYEAYFAHMLGGFKFIGSIALIQKKYPRLKEHAYAGFCFDYIAAIVSHINAKDPFFIILAPIIAICILTISYLSWSHRVKLTEIFSR